A DNA window from Acidobacteriota bacterium contains the following coding sequences:
- a CDS encoding phage major tail tube protein, translating to MIANVLRNLNAFLDGRGYAGQVEELELPKLAVKTEEHRPGGYDAPVEIDQGMEKLEAAATLSGYDLDVLASWGLAPGKSIPWTFKGALVSEDGTVNQAVVTLRGPVKGVEPGTWKPGEKSTLKVTMAPRYYKLAIGGTTVHEIDVENLKRIVNGEDQLQAIRNAIGL from the coding sequence ATGATCGCGAACGTGCTGCGCAACCTGAATGCCTTTCTCGACGGCCGGGGCTACGCGGGCCAAGTTGAGGAACTCGAGCTCCCGAAACTCGCCGTCAAGACCGAGGAGCACCGCCCCGGGGGCTACGACGCGCCCGTGGAGATCGACCAGGGCATGGAGAAGCTAGAGGCGGCCGCGACCCTGTCCGGGTACGATTTGGACGTCCTCGCCTCGTGGGGCCTCGCGCCGGGCAAGTCCATCCCCTGGACGTTCAAGGGGGCCTTGGTGAGCGAGGACGGCACCGTCAACCAGGCGGTCGTGACCTTGCGCGGGCCGGTGAAGGGCGTCGAGCCCGGGACCTGGAAGCCTGGCGAAAAAAGCACGTTGAAGGTCACGATGGCGCCCCGGTATTACAAGCTCGCCATCGGAGGCACAACGGTCCACGAAATCGACGTGGAAAACCTCAAGCGGATCGTCAACGGCGAGGATCAGCTTCAGGCCATCCGCAACGCCATCGGCCTGTAG
- a CDS encoding phage virion morphogenesis protein, whose protein sequence is MTGAAVQIRIEGGDRLRARLERLLARAGGPSQRDLLGRLGALVESQTRRRIQDGGPDPDGRPWEPLSPGYAAWKAGRSSGKILSLHGPLRDSLTHEVVSTEEARVGSGLVYAAIHQFGGLAGRGHVRSARSGAESGGAWIPARAYLGVSANDLDDLQDELDAWADDLVEGRP, encoded by the coding sequence GTGACCGGCGCGGCCGTGCAGATCCGGATCGAGGGTGGGGATCGCCTGAGGGCCCGCTTGGAGCGCCTCCTGGCGCGGGCCGGAGGTCCCTCCCAGCGGGACCTCCTGGGCCGCCTGGGGGCCCTCGTGGAAAGCCAGACCCGGCGGCGCATCCAGGACGGCGGACCGGATCCGGACGGCCGCCCTTGGGAGCCCCTGTCGCCGGGGTACGCGGCCTGGAAGGCGGGGCGCTCCAGCGGGAAGATTTTGAGCCTGCACGGTCCCCTCCGCGACAGCCTGACGCATGAGGTGGTCTCCACGGAGGAGGCGCGCGTCGGATCGGGTCTCGTTTATGCCGCGATCCACCAGTTCGGGGGGCTGGCGGGCCGTGGGCACGTCCGGAGCGCCCGGAGCGGGGCCGAGTCGGGGGGCGCCTGGATCCCTGCACGGGCGTACTTGGGTGTCAGCGCGAACGACCTCGACGATCTTCAGGACGAACTGGACGCCTGGGCCGACGACCTGGTAGAGGGTCGCCCATGA
- a CDS encoding baseplate J/gp47 family protein, translated as MTTALDLSSLPAPTIVETLSFESIVAALKADLAARYPMFDASGLESEPAVKILEVCAYREMLLRARVNDVAKAVMLAYAVGSDLDQIAARFEVGRLAAESDADFRARIQQAYHRVAAAGPVGAYRAHALAAASQVKDVAVSSPSEGSVRVCVLAYEWLAVSEVDPDEALLGAVAFPDVSAPAGYTTVVSHGSQGPLGAVALALSHEDVRPLTDHVVVAAPTLRPFEIRATLTLYPGPDTEPVLSAAAEGLDAYLASVRRITYDVTRAGLVGALVVPGVHNVVLESPAEDLVAGETDLYLCTGVSLQAVEARQT; from the coding sequence ATGACGACGGCCCTCGACCTCTCCAGTCTCCCGGCCCCCACGATCGTGGAAACCCTCTCCTTTGAGAGCATTGTGGCGGCGCTGAAAGCGGACTTGGCGGCCCGATACCCCATGTTTGACGCGTCGGGGCTGGAAAGCGAGCCCGCCGTCAAGATCCTGGAGGTGTGCGCCTACCGGGAGATGCTCCTGCGGGCCCGCGTGAACGACGTGGCGAAGGCCGTAATGTTGGCGTACGCCGTCGGGTCCGACCTCGACCAAATTGCGGCCCGATTCGAAGTGGGCCGGTTGGCCGCGGAATCCGACGCGGACTTCCGCGCCCGCATTCAGCAGGCCTACCACCGCGTGGCGGCCGCTGGACCGGTGGGCGCCTACCGCGCCCACGCACTGGCCGCGGCCTCTCAAGTCAAAGACGTGGCCGTGTCCTCCCCCTCCGAAGGTTCGGTCCGCGTGTGCGTCTTGGCCTACGAGTGGTTGGCCGTGAGCGAGGTGGACCCGGATGAGGCGCTCCTTGGGGCGGTGGCATTCCCCGACGTCTCGGCCCCTGCCGGCTACACCACGGTCGTTAGCCACGGTTCCCAGGGGCCCTTGGGCGCTGTGGCCCTTGCGCTGAGTCACGAGGATGTAAGACCCCTCACCGACCATGTGGTCGTCGCCGCGCCCACTCTCCGGCCCTTCGAGATACGGGCCACCCTCACGCTCTACCCCGGGCCGGACACGGAGCCCGTGCTGTCCGCCGCCGCCGAAGGTCTCGATGCCTACCTCGCGAGCGTACGGAGAATCACGTACGACGTGACCCGCGCCGGGTTGGTGGGCGCGCTCGTGGTCCCGGGCGTGCACAACGTGGTTCTGGAGAGCCCCGCCGAGGACCTGGTGGCCGGGGAGACCGACCTGTACCTTTGCACCGGCGTGAGCCTCCAGGCCGTGGAGGCGAGGCAGACATGA
- a CDS encoding phage protein Gp37 — MMLNGALDAIAARMAQAFPALKTCEVHAGRFDADELARISARVPALFVSCLGFQKVTNAGTEQADADAALAVFVLLGSTPGLPRDVAARNMVEALVVLIQNERWGLSGCGEAREIRAENLYGGKIDAQGVALWAVSWRQVLRLGAPCFDESGTMPSHLYLGIDPDIGPDHVDDYLEVT; from the coding sequence ATGATGCTCAACGGCGCCCTCGATGCGATCGCTGCTCGCATGGCCCAGGCCTTCCCGGCCCTGAAGACGTGCGAGGTCCACGCCGGCCGGTTCGACGCCGATGAGCTCGCGCGCATCAGTGCGCGCGTCCCCGCGCTGTTCGTTTCGTGCCTGGGCTTTCAGAAGGTGACCAACGCCGGCACAGAACAGGCCGATGCCGACGCCGCCCTGGCCGTCTTCGTTTTGCTGGGGTCGACGCCCGGCCTCCCCCGGGACGTGGCGGCGCGCAACATGGTGGAGGCGCTGGTGGTCCTGATACAAAACGAGCGCTGGGGCCTGTCCGGGTGCGGAGAGGCCCGAGAGATCCGCGCCGAAAACCTTTATGGGGGGAAGATCGACGCCCAGGGTGTGGCCCTATGGGCCGTGTCGTGGCGTCAGGTGTTGCGTTTGGGGGCGCCGTGTTTCGATGAGAGCGGCACCATGCCCTCACACCTGTACCTGGGCATCGATCCCGACATCGGGCCGGACCACGTGGACGACTACCTGGAGGTGACATAG
- a CDS encoding DUF1320 domain-containing protein — MPYATAQDIVDRLPNGQEGLLLLADRDGDGVADEAVVSGALGDAADEIDSYLAAVYTLPLPSVPPVLVRLSVDIAIYRMAADAARATEEHRVRYEDAVKLLQSISRRTAALPLPDGVEPPAAHIATFSAGPRLFKRGGLP; from the coding sequence GTGCCCTACGCCACCGCCCAAGACATCGTGGATCGCCTCCCCAACGGTCAGGAGGGCTTGCTCCTCCTGGCCGATCGGGACGGCGACGGCGTGGCCGATGAGGCGGTGGTGTCCGGCGCCCTGGGTGACGCGGCGGACGAGATCGACAGCTATCTGGCCGCTGTGTACACCCTGCCCTTGCCCTCCGTGCCGCCCGTGCTTGTCCGCCTCAGCGTCGACATCGCCATCTATCGCATGGCGGCCGATGCGGCGAGGGCGACGGAGGAACACCGCGTCCGCTATGAAGATGCGGTGAAGCTCCTGCAATCCATCTCGCGGCGCACGGCCGCTCTCCCGCTGCCGGACGGCGTCGAGCCTCCGGCGGCGCACATCGCCACCTTCAGCGCCGGTCCTCGGCTCTTCAAACGCGGAGGCTTGCCGTGA
- a CDS encoding phage baseplate assembly protein V: MGSFQDADLHRRVHHLILAGTVEEVDLSTARARVRVGDLVTDLLPWLTRRAGPDADWWPVEVGEQVVLLCPSGDPACGWILPARYTGVFRAPADRAGIHLVVYADGARVSYDRENHCLKAVLPAGGTALLVAPGGVTIRGDVSLEGNLAVSGDAQVGGEVRAEGDVVAGAISLQTHVHGGVQTGGAQTGGPQ; the protein is encoded by the coding sequence GTGGGCTCCTTCCAGGACGCCGACCTCCATCGAAGGGTGCATCACCTCATCCTCGCCGGCACGGTTGAGGAAGTGGACCTGTCCACGGCCCGGGCCCGTGTACGGGTCGGGGATCTGGTCACGGACCTTCTCCCCTGGCTCACGCGCAGGGCCGGGCCGGACGCGGACTGGTGGCCCGTGGAAGTCGGGGAGCAGGTGGTGCTGCTTTGTCCGTCTGGAGACCCTGCGTGCGGCTGGATTCTGCCTGCCCGGTACACAGGGGTGTTCCGCGCTCCCGCGGACCGCGCCGGCATCCACCTCGTGGTGTACGCGGACGGTGCGAGGGTCTCCTACGACCGCGAGAACCACTGTTTGAAAGCGGTTCTGCCGGCAGGGGGCACCGCGTTGCTCGTCGCACCGGGGGGCGTCACGATTCGAGGCGACGTGTCGCTCGAAGGGAACCTGGCCGTCTCCGGTGACGCCCAGGTGGGCGGGGAGGTCCGGGCCGAAGGGGATGTCGTGGCCGGGGCGATCTCCTTGCAGACCCATGTCCACGGCGGCGTCCAGACCGGCGGCGCCCAGACTGGGGGTCCCCAGTGA
- a CDS encoding phage tail protein I → MTARLLPPNATPFERAMEDATAARLEAVPTPISTLYTPAACPAPAVPWLAWALDVPVWNTGWSETVKRGICAASWRLHRRQGTLGGLKALAGWAGAQVVRAVVPPSKRFAGASLTTAERNGFLLSHPQLRIYRHRTRGKRIQGALFGRAGYSGACWPAVSDATLRIAPQAVVWRAGAETPLTVMERTTQVTPKTAVTISTVAQRAIRGLRSFCGSIVRWPLAGTAGARLYTLRVDTPYLDASAVLRRHEVSPGLQPITVHPDHVAEPGQGEGIFTRGFCQGFWRTSTARLRLYDRLFLFDPQVATARRGAGAFLSGHLGMAPHTAILQVAIRGHRPAKAFGRFLAGCARASDSAALDKVRTALAWGKRCSDRLFMDTTTRRPLRAGARWTAGVPMAGQLANA, encoded by the coding sequence ATGACGGCCCGTCTACTCCCCCCCAACGCCACCCCCTTCGAGCGGGCAATGGAGGACGCAACCGCCGCGCGCCTCGAAGCCGTGCCGACTCCGATCTCTACCCTGTACACACCCGCGGCGTGCCCCGCGCCCGCCGTGCCGTGGCTGGCCTGGGCCCTGGACGTCCCGGTCTGGAATACCGGCTGGAGCGAGACGGTGAAGCGCGGCATTTGCGCGGCATCGTGGAGACTGCACCGTCGGCAGGGCACCCTCGGCGGGTTGAAGGCCCTGGCGGGTTGGGCCGGCGCTCAGGTCGTGAGGGCCGTCGTGCCCCCGTCCAAGCGTTTTGCCGGGGCGAGTCTGACGACGGCCGAGCGCAACGGGTTTTTGTTGAGCCACCCGCAATTGCGAATCTACCGCCACCGCACTCGGGGAAAGAGGATCCAAGGGGCCCTCTTCGGCCGGGCCGGCTACTCGGGAGCGTGCTGGCCGGCTGTGTCGGACGCAACGCTCCGGATCGCTCCCCAGGCGGTGGTGTGGCGCGCCGGCGCGGAAACGCCCTTGACCGTCATGGAACGCACCACGCAGGTCACGCCCAAGACGGCTGTCACGATTTCGACTGTGGCCCAACGGGCCATTCGCGGCCTCCGGAGCTTCTGCGGGAGCATCGTCCGGTGGCCCCTGGCGGGCACCGCGGGCGCGAGGCTCTACACCTTGCGCGTGGACACCCCATACCTGGACGCGTCCGCGGTGCTCCGCCGGCACGAAGTCTCCCCCGGGCTGCAGCCCATCACGGTTCACCCTGACCATGTGGCAGAGCCTGGGCAAGGCGAGGGGATCTTCACTCGGGGTTTTTGCCAGGGGTTCTGGCGAACGAGTACGGCCCGGTTGAGGCTCTACGATCGCCTGTTCCTCTTCGACCCACAGGTGGCGACGGCCCGGAGGGGGGCCGGGGCGTTTCTCTCCGGGCACCTCGGCATGGCACCCCACACGGCCATTCTCCAAGTGGCGATCCGCGGCCACCGGCCGGCCAAGGCCTTCGGGAGGTTTCTCGCCGGCTGCGCCCGCGCCTCGGATAGCGCGGCGCTGGACAAGGTGCGCACAGCCCTCGCCTGGGGTAAGCGCTGCTCGGATCGACTCTTCATGGACACCACCACACGTCGGCCCCTGCGGGCAGGCGCCCGGTGGACCGCCGGCGTCCCGATGGCCGGCCAACTCGCGAACGCCTGA
- a CDS encoding GPW/gp25 family protein codes for MDASTGAVVGGMDHLRQSVDDILRTPIGSRVMRRAYGSRLFDLVDRPMTAGLLMEVYAATAEALARWEPRLVVERVQALVSGAGHLEVTVTGRLAADGTPTVLGVSL; via the coding sequence ATGGACGCCTCCACGGGCGCGGTCGTCGGCGGGATGGACCACCTGCGGCAGAGTGTGGACGACATACTCCGCACCCCGATCGGATCGCGCGTCATGCGCCGGGCGTACGGGTCCCGCCTGTTCGACCTGGTGGACCGGCCGATGACGGCGGGGCTCCTGATGGAGGTCTACGCCGCAACCGCAGAGGCCCTCGCTCGATGGGAGCCGCGCCTGGTCGTGGAGCGGGTGCAGGCCCTGGTCTCGGGCGCCGGGCACCTGGAGGTCACCGTGACTGGGCGTCTCGCCGCCGACGGAACGCCGACGGTCTTGGGGGTTTCGCTATGA
- a CDS encoding GpE family phage tail protein — MADVAMVFHWPPDVLMEMDLDEMLLWHGEARARAKLLFR, encoded by the coding sequence GTGGCAGACGTCGCCATGGTCTTCCATTGGCCTCCCGACGTATTGATGGAGATGGATCTCGACGAGATGCTTCTCTGGCACGGGGAGGCGCGAGCGCGGGCAAAGTTGCTCTT
- a CDS encoding phage tail assembly protein, with amino-acid sequence MRYTLKFPVDNPDGTALTVVELRRPKGRDMRALRSAQTDLDKSLVLIANLASLTPAQVDEMDGEDITALSGIVADFFGGPR; translated from the coding sequence ATGCGGTACACCCTCAAGTTCCCGGTGGACAATCCTGACGGCACTGCGCTGACGGTGGTCGAACTCCGACGCCCGAAGGGCCGCGACATGCGCGCCCTGCGGAGTGCTCAGACGGATCTCGACAAGAGCCTGGTTTTGATCGCGAACTTGGCGAGCCTCACCCCCGCCCAGGTGGACGAGATGGACGGCGAGGACATCACGGCCCTTTCGGGGATTGTCGCAGATTTTTTCGGGGGGCCCCGCTGA
- a CDS encoding phage tail sheath subtilisin-like domain-containing protein, which yields MPEAYLHGVEIVEVDSGPRPIQAVRSSVIGLIGTAPDADAAAFPLNTPILIAGSRVEAAKLDTVGAKEGTLPQAIDDIFDQGVGALIVVVRVEEEASEAATVTNIIGGIQTDGSYTGVHAFLGAQSAVHVTPRILVAPGFTGYVTRDAGTGAITGAPVVAELVAIADRLRGVILADGPNTTDAEAITYRELFGSKRVFVVDPSVKVWDTTANAAAVLPASARVAGIMAKSDNERGYWWSPSNREMHGIIGTARPVDFALGDPNSRANLLNENEVATIIHQDGYRLWGNRTCSADPKFAFLSVVRTFDMACEALLVSHLWAVDRNITRSYIEEVTEGVNAWVRDQVKKGALLGGRVYADPDLNTPEAIADGRAYWDIALTPPAPAERVTFRVALVNDYMTEVLAG from the coding sequence ATGCCCGAAGCCTATCTGCACGGAGTGGAAATCGTCGAAGTCGATTCGGGGCCCCGGCCCATTCAGGCGGTCCGGTCGTCCGTGATCGGCCTCATCGGCACGGCGCCCGACGCGGACGCCGCCGCCTTTCCCCTGAACACGCCCATCCTCATCGCCGGCTCTCGCGTGGAAGCGGCCAAGCTGGACACGGTGGGCGCGAAGGAAGGCACCCTGCCACAGGCCATCGACGACATCTTCGACCAGGGTGTGGGCGCCCTGATCGTGGTGGTCCGCGTCGAGGAGGAGGCCAGCGAGGCGGCCACCGTCACGAACATCATCGGGGGGATCCAGACCGACGGGTCGTACACGGGGGTCCACGCCTTTCTGGGCGCGCAGTCGGCGGTTCATGTGACGCCGAGGATCCTTGTAGCGCCCGGCTTCACGGGCTACGTGACGCGCGACGCAGGCACCGGGGCCATCACCGGGGCGCCGGTGGTCGCCGAACTAGTGGCGATCGCGGATCGTTTGCGCGGTGTCATTCTCGCGGACGGGCCCAACACCACAGACGCCGAGGCCATCACCTACCGGGAACTCTTTGGCTCCAAGCGCGTCTTTGTCGTGGACCCCTCCGTGAAGGTCTGGGACACGACCGCCAACGCGGCGGCGGTGCTCCCTGCCTCGGCCCGCGTCGCGGGGATCATGGCCAAGAGCGACAACGAGCGGGGGTACTGGTGGAGCCCGAGCAATCGTGAAATGCACGGCATCATCGGCACCGCCCGGCCGGTGGACTTCGCATTGGGGGATCCCAACAGCCGAGCCAACCTCCTGAACGAGAACGAGGTGGCCACCATCATTCACCAAGACGGCTACCGCCTGTGGGGGAACCGCACGTGCTCGGCCGACCCCAAGTTCGCCTTCTTGTCGGTGGTCCGGACCTTCGACATGGCGTGTGAGGCCCTGCTGGTGTCGCACCTCTGGGCGGTGGACCGCAATATCACCCGGTCCTACATCGAGGAGGTCACCGAGGGGGTGAACGCCTGGGTGCGCGACCAGGTGAAGAAGGGGGCGCTACTCGGGGGCCGCGTGTACGCGGATCCGGATCTCAATACCCCCGAGGCCATCGCCGACGGGCGCGCCTATTGGGACATTGCGCTGACGCCCCCGGCGCCGGCGGAGCGCGTCACCTTCCGCGTGGCGCTCGTGAACGACTACATGACCGAGGTGCTGGCCGGCTGA